From a region of the Alnus glutinosa chromosome 1, dhAlnGlut1.1, whole genome shotgun sequence genome:
- the LOC133879876 gene encoding ubiquitin-conjugating enzyme E2 32 gives MAEDKYNRKNPAVKRILQELKEMQSNPSDDFMSLPLEENIFEWQFAIRGPCDTEFEGGIYHGRIQLPAEYPFKPPSFMLLTPNGRFETQTKICLSISNHHPEHWQPSWSVRTALVALIAFMPTNPNGALGSLDYKKEERQALAVKSRDAPPKFGTAERLKLIDEIHEYMLSKAPPVPQVGSSQAPKEQPTNREGEAQEDSQNAGEELQNPPVVDRIVGEVHEDPVPVNADSSPAGVRASREIPSSGSSEQLLQKPEMRVHKADRLFTWAAVGLTIAIVVLLLKKFMKSSGHGALFTDGS, from the exons ATGGCGGAGGACAAGTACAATCGGAAGAACCCGGCGGTGAAGCGGATCCTACAGGAGCTCAAGGAGATGCAATCTAATCCGTCCGATGATTTCATGAGTCTACCTCTCGAG GAGAACATATTTGAATGGCAATTTGCGATCAGGGGACCCTGTGATACTGAATTCGAGGGTGGAATCTATCATGGGCGGATCCAGTTGCCTGCAGAATACCCATTTAAGCCGCCTTCATTTATGTTGCTGACT CCAAATGGTCGATTCGAAACCCAAACCAAGATTTGCTTAAGCATATCGAATCATCATCCTGAGCACTGGCAGCCATCATGGAGTG TACGGACTGCATTAGTTGCACTAATAGCATTCATGCCCACCAACCCAAATGGTGCACTGGGCTCACTAGACTACAAGAAGGAAGAGAGGCAAGCTTTGGCGGTCAAGTCTCGTGATGCACCCCCAAAATTTGGGACTGCTGAACGTCTAAAGCTAATTGATGAG ATTCATGAATATATGCTAAGCAAGGCACCCCCTGTTCCTCAAGTCGGCTCCTCTCAGGCTCCCAAAGAGCAGCCTACAAACAGGGAGGGTGAAGCCCAGGAGGATTCTCAAAATGCTGGGGAGGAGCTTCAAAACCCACCAGTAGTTGACAGGATTGTTGGAGAAGTGCATGAGGACCCTGTACCTGTAAATGCTGATTCCAGCCCTGCTGGAGTTAGGGCATCAAGGGAGATTCCATCCAGTGGCTCAAGTGAGCAGCTACTGCAAAAGCCAGAAATGAGGGTTCATAAAGCGGATAGGTTGTTTACATGGGCTGCTGTTGGACTCACCATTGCAATTGTTGTTCTTTTGCTGAAAAAGTTCATGAAATCTAGCGGACATGGTGCTCTATTCACGGACGGGTCTTAG
- the LOC133859653 gene encoding uncharacterized protein LOC133859653, producing MYRDEYSIGFQFEHCWKLLKNLPKWKQLKPTMLRKKSISPSLQPVINLSVDNDEEDVIVDLERPIGKKAAKDREKKRKSKDCGDKEIITEVLTQLTEVKKRSYEERMKNIDTAKEEIVRIEKQKLEVELRKEAREQKKEEREIMMMDTSYLSPIQLEYIQSLQMEIMQKRRTN from the coding sequence ATGTACCGGGATGAATACTCTATCGGATTTCAATTTGAACATTGTTGGAAGTTGTTGAAGAACTTGCCAAAATGGAAGCAGTTGAAGCCAACAATGCTAAGAAAGAAATCCATAAGTCCTTCTCTTCAACCTGTGATCAATCTAAGTGTTGACAATGATGAAGAAGACGTTATTGTAGACTTGGAGAGACCTATAGGCAAGAAGGCCGCGAaagatagagagaaaaaaagaaagagcaaaGATTGTGGAGATAAAGAGATTATAACGGAGGTTCTGACTCAATTAACGGAAGTGAAGAAAAGATCGTATGAggagagaatgaaaaatattgatacGGCAAAGGAAGAGATTGTTCGTATTGAGAAACAAAAGCTTGAGGTTGAACTTAGGAAAGAGGCaagagaacaaaagaaagaggaaagagaaattatgatgatggaTACAAGCTACTTGTCACCAATTCAGCTTGAATATATTCAATCTCTCCAAATGGAAATCATGCAGAAGCGTAGGACTAACTAG
- the LOC133859662 gene encoding uncharacterized protein LOC133859662, producing MDHILELDSLQYDSSSDDELEIISTFAVVKERLDGEGGSRSRRVSGRRRNTIWRNSLQGQENLFHDYFAESAVYPPNKFRRRFRMRRDLFMRIHDAIISHDRYFVQERNAAGKLGHSSLQKMTAAIRMLAYGVTADLMDEYLRIGERTAMDSFIHFVKAVVSIFSAEYLRSPNSEDIARLLAIGESRGFPGMLGSIDCMHWKWKNCPNAWKSNINTLSISDLHDLEILSK from the exons ATGGATCATATTCTTGAACTTGATAGCCTTCAATATGATTCTTCCTCCGATGATGAGTTGGAAATAATTTCAACTTTTGCTGTGGTAAAAGAACGATTGGATGGCGAAGGAGGATCAAGATCACGACGTGTTTCTGGTCGACGTCGCAATACTATTTGGCGTAATTCTTTGCAAGGCCAAGAAAACCTATTCCACGATTATTTTGCGGAATCAGCGGTATATCCTCCCAACAAATTTCGAAGGAGGTTTCGTATGCGCCGTGACCTTTTTATGCGCATTCACGACGCAATAATATCTCATgacagatattttgttcaaGAAAGAAATGCTGCTGGAAAGCTCGGACATTCTTCTCTACAAAAGATGACTGCTGCAATTAGGATGCTCGCTTATGGAGTAACTGCAGATTTGATGGATGAATACTTACGGATTGGAGAAAGGACCGCAATGGATAGCTTTATACATTTTGTTAAAGCGgtagtttcaattttttctgcCGAGTACTTGAGGTCGCCAAACTCAGAAGACATTGCTAGATTGCTAGCAATTGGCGAAAGTCGTGGATTTCCAGGAATGCTGGGAAGCATCGATTGCATGCATTGGAAGTGGAAGAATTGTCCAAATGCTTGGAAAT CCAACATAAACACACTCTCAATTTCAGATTTGCATGACCTtgaaattctatcaaaataa
- the LOC133858842 gene encoding uncharacterized protein LOC133858842 — MESFGGSKFAGVGCPVRKKRSRVSRRPHPDSQTLLQRFNFFPSSTQLFGSGRHNENKNATDKVVVSDGLGAENKLKKLKLKVGGVTHTIHAKSSKDISGDSLVTNFSHCFNGPKHHEKQLLQDTDANHVHPLDKGIGLKFKWKDFPKTGSSFGKEYSTRGMTSKGSLSLIYEPVRKSNRVPKRRVFDVGVNDNDDEDEEIRYLGRLNASKMPEDYEDEKISQLTDGIYGDSVEYYGSPRSGNYGRKKSRSEKVYEDKDYLEEEKEATLDEFEYEGKKFKKGSLDLFVEGRNVSTPTTRNRAFQSGKDVLSGSGLGLTDLSNGASSKRKKEKLSEVEQQLKRSEAAQRRRMQSEKAAREAEAEAIRKILGQDSGRKKREEKMKKRQDELAQGKAANAITLASNSVRWVIGPTGTIVTFSEDMGLPSIFDPVPCSYPPPREKCAGPNCTNSYKYRDSKWKLPLCSLHCYRAVHQKMQPLLAC; from the exons ATGGAAAGTTTTGGTGGGTCTAAGTTTGCTGGTGTTGGCTGCCCtgtgaggaagaagaggagtcGTGTATCTCGTAGACCTCACCCTGATTCACAGACACTTCTACagagatttaattttttcccATCATCAACACAACTTTTTGGCAgtggaagacacaatgaaaaCAAGAATGCTACAGATAAAGTAGTTGTTTCTGATGGATTAGGAGCTGAAAACAAGCTGAAAAAGCTAAAGCTCAAGGTTGGTGGTGTTACTCATACTATTCACGCCAAGTCTAGCAAAGACATTAGTGGCGATTCCTTGGTCACAAATTTTTCCCACTGTTTCAATGGCCCTAAGCATCATGAGAAGCAGCTTCTGCAG GATACAGATGCCAATCATGTCCATCCTTTGGACAAGGGGATTGGCCTTAAATTCAAATGGAAGGATTTTCCCAAAACTGGTTCCAGTTTTGGAAAGGAATATTCTACAAGGGGAATGACATCTAAGGGAAGTCTTTCTCTGATTTATGAGCCAGTTCGTAAGAGTAACCGGGTTCCTAAAAGACGTGTCTTCGATGTAGGAGTTAATGAtaatgatgatgaagatgaggAAATCCGGTATCTTGGAAGACTGAATGCTTCAAAAATGCCTGAAGATTATGAAGATGAAAAGATTAGTCAATTAACTGATGGCATATATGGTGATAGCGTGGAATATTATGGATCACCAAGATCAGGAAATTATGGTAGAAAGAAGTCGAGATCAGAGAAAGTATATGAGGATAAAGATtatttggaagaagaaaaagaagcaaccTTAGATGAGTTTGAATATGAAGGGAAGAAGTTTAAAAAGGGATCTCTTGATTTATTTGTCGAAGGAAGAAATGTATCGACTCCCACTACACGTAATCGGGCATTTCAATCTGGCAAAGACGTTTTATCTGGATCTGGTTTGGGTCTTACTGACCTCTCAAATGGTGCTTCATCTAAAA GAAAAAAGGAGAAACTTTCTGAAGTAGAACAGCAATTAAAGAGATCTGAGGCTGCACAGAGACGTAGAATGCAATCAGAGAAGGCTGCTAGGGAGGCTGAG gcTGAGGCAATTAGAAAAATACTTGGTCAAGATTCTGGAAGAAAAAAGAGGgaagagaagatgaagaagcgGCAAGATGAATTAGCACAG GGAAAGGCTGCTAACGCCATCACACTTGCATCAAACTCTGTCAGATGGGTCATTGGTCCTACAGGGACAATTGTTACATTTTCTGAAGATATGGGTCTACCGAGTATATTTGATCCTGTGCCCTGCag TTATCCTCCCCCACGAGAAAAATGTGCAGGTCCGAATTGCACAAATTCATACAAGTATCGGGATTCCAAGTGGAAGCTTCCCCTCTGCAGTCTCCATTGTTACAGGGCAGTACACCAAAAGATGCAACCTCTACTTGCCTGCTGA